Part of the Elusimicrobiota bacterium genome is shown below.
AGGACTGTTCCGTGCGGATGGAGTAGTGGCGAAGGCGAATTTCGGTTTTCAGTTGATCCAATAGTTTGGGCGGTTGGCCAGGAGTGGCCGGTTGTGCCGGGTGGGGATTGATAAGCGAAAGGGCGATTTTATCCATGGAATGACCGGCCTTTTTACACCAACATTGATGTCCACCCCCATAATGGCAAAATATTGTTATTCTGTAAATATAAACGTTTACTGTCTTATGATATGATTACTAGGCAGATTTAATGGAATCTAATTAAAAGGTTGGGCATAGGAGGCGATATGAATTCCGATCTTAAAGAGACTCTCCCTGTCACTTTTGGGATTGCAACCCGTATTTGGTGGGCTGTTACTTGGCGAGGACTGGTTATTGTTTCCATCTTAGGATTGGTTATTTATAAACCCATTGTCGCTGGCCTCGAAATGCGTGGGACCAAGGAACTAATCCCGCTGATTACGGCTTTATTTCAACTGATTGCTTTTATTCCCGTTGGCATTACCGCTGTTTTCTGGGTGCTCCGAAAAGGAACCTTCGGCGATATCCACTTAACATTAGTTTCTGTCGAGCCCAACCAGGCACTCAAGCCGACGCCACCACCAAACGGTGGCGCGGCTTAGTTTCTTCGTTAGACATCTTAAAAGGGAGAACTAATGTTCAAACTGTCAGGACTTGTTCTTGCTTTTCTTGTTTGCACCGGCTGCATTGACGCTGCAATCCGTAAGCACGATCAAGTTTCATCTGCGATACAGCTGGGATCATCAAAAGAAGAAGTTTTGTCTATCCTTGAACCTATCCAACAAACCCTATCCAGAAAAGCACGTAAAATGCCTGACCGTTATCTCAAGGATGGGAAAGAATATTTCATCTATTATGCCCGTTCTGCCAGACAACCTGATGATTTAACTACAGACGATGAATTTACACCTTACGTTTTTGTCGATGGTAAGCTTACAGGAATAGGATGGGCTGCACTCGGTGGCCCCAGAACTCAAGGTCAAGCGCCTGCACAAATCAATGTCCAGCAGAAGATGGAGATTAGGTAGCTTTATGTCTAACCAATCGCTGCACCGGACGCGCGCACGGCGCGCGCCGGTGAGCTAAATTCGTTGGGCGTAATAATAGGGGGAACCAATGGAGAACCTGTTGGGCATTGTCATCGCCCTGGCGGTCATCATTTTTATTTTTCTTATTTCACGTGCCATTGTGTTGTGGTATTGGAAAATCGATAAGATCGTAGAGTTACTTGAAGAAATTGAGTGGCACCTAAATCCAAATAACTCAAATTCGCAAGAATTGCCTGAAGGTTCTCCAAGGCAGAAAAAAGACATGCATGATTAGTGGGATGTCTATTTGCGCCTAACAAGTCGCTCCAGCCGAGGCCTCCACGCCCCCTTGCGGCGTTCCAGCCCGGCTGAGCTTAATCGTTAGGTGCTCGTATGAAGAATATTTTAACTTTATCACTGATTATAATTTTATCAGCCTGCAGTACTTTCCACTATCCCCGGCGCTTAGTTTCAGACGCAGAGAGAGGTGTTACCCTTTTTCGATGGGTAGATTCAATTAAAGACAGCCTGGATCAGCCTTTGCCTATTACGATTAACGGGTTTAAAGCGGGGGAAATCATAGAGGAATCTCGACCATACACCAGTGGGATGAGAAAATTCTTTGGCGCTGCTTTTTCTCACGAAGTTGCATATACAGATTCTAAAACTAAGAAACGGCATATCCTATGGACTTATGCAGACTATGCATGGCTTGGAAAACTAAGCCAAGGCCCAGAGCAGGAAATTATTCGTCTTTATCACGGGCATCAATTAATATTCCTTCGGTTTTATGTAACTGAGTTAAATATCCAAACCGGTAAAATACGGGGATATCGTTTGAGTCGAAGTGAATACGATAAGCTAGCTAAATAGCACCTAACAAGTCGTTGCAGCCGACGCCGCCACCAACCGGCGGCGCGGCTGAACTCGTTCGTTGGGCAATATAATGGTGAAGATATGATAATCGAGTGCCAGGATTGTGAATCGAAGGTTGACGGGAAAGTTCTTGCGGAAAAGAAGTTTGATGTAGAGGGTGAACTCCCATATCGCTATTCTTTCCTTGAATGTCCCGTTTGCCATTCTGTAATGGTTGGTGTTTCGGAATTGTTTCAGGTTACATTAGAGGATTATGAGTGGAGCATTGCGTCCAGGGTCTGGCCAAACCCTCACCGCGATATTGATCTCTCAGTTCCTGACATTGCTCGACGTTCACTTGTGAATGCTCGCAAGTGTTTCCTTGCGAAGGTTTACGATGCCTGTGCCGTAATGTGCGGAAAAACCATGGAGGCGATTTGCGTTGAGAAATCGGGGGAACGGAATTTGAATCAGGGTTTGAAATTGCTGTTAGAAAAGCAAGTTATCGATCGGAGGCTCTATGATTGGGCAGAGGTCTTGAGAAAAGAAAGGAATCTCGGTGCTCATGCCACGGAAGTAGAGACATCCAAGGAAGATGCTAAGGATCTTCTTGACTTCGCTACCGCGATGTGTGAATACATTTATGTTTTAACTGACAAGTACAAAACGTTCGTCGAGCGCAAAACAAAAAAGACCAACAACATTTCGCTTGCCCAACAAGGCAATCAAGCCGAGGCAGTCACGGGTGGCTCGTAGCGCCGGTGGGTTCGTTTTTCTGTCGAGTATCGTCGTTGCTCCGATCCGCCGTCGTTTGAAGTGGCTGCCCGGCTTATTTTGACACGTTGGGCCAGGAGAATTTAATGGATATGAAGAAGGTGGCAGAGCATCGAATAAATTTTGCAAGCATGTCCAACGATGAACTTTATGGACAAATGCACCAATGGGTTGAACGTTCGAAATGCACCTGGCCGCGAAACTGCTGTTAAAAGAACGGGCGGAAAAATTGGAACGCAAGAGATTTCATCTAATTTTTTGGCCGTCTCTAATAGGCGGAATAGCTGCGATTTTGGCAATCTTTTTAAGATGATGCGCCCAACAATTCATTCCAGCGGACGGGCCACACGGCGGCCCGCCGCTGAATTTTGACGTTAGGCATATGGCTGTAGGCGCCTTCGATGATAGTTACTGCACAATCTTTTATTGGGATTATTTGAACTGTGAGATTCTCAGACTTTCAGCTTAGAAAAATCGACCGATAGAGACACGATTCCTTGACCTAAGAAATTGTGATGCTTTGCTGCCGAATATCGGCAACCTTCCCCTAGTCAAGCAATTAGAAAACTGTCTTTGTGGAATTAACGACGATAATCTTAACTACCTCGGGTTTTTCCATAAGCTGTTACAGCAGAATTTCAAATCTATTAACGCATCATCATCGTCGCGCCGGCAACTTATTACACAACTCAACCTGGTTCAAATCGCATATGCAGCTGATCGTGCTATCAATACGCAGGCTATCGAGTTTCCTTATCCGGGTCCTTGCAGTTTGCACCTTGGGCTGAATCTAAACAATGACTTGTCTTGGAAAGTTATTGTGCCGCTCCAATTCCTTTTAAAAGAGTGGGGCGATGCCAACAAAGGGTTCCAAGGCTACGTCCACTCGATAACTCATAATATGCCGCGTGACGAGACCCCGGAGCAGTTGCATGAAAAGCAAAAGAAGGACCAAGACAGTTACTACTATGTCGGCATTACTGGTCGGAATTGGTTACAACGATTAAACGAACACGTTGGTGAAATTCATCGTGGTTCTCGAAAGAAATTTCATCAGGCTTGGCGAGAGAGCTTAGGCATGAAGAATGTTGGGATTATCTCATCATTGATGGCTGTAAACATGACCTACGATGAAGCAATGAATTGGGAAGAGAAGGCTGTGGATGGAATTTCAAGTGATCAGTACGGTCTAAATATGATTCCTGGTGGGTTTAAGGGACTTAAGCTCCTTCATGAGCATCGTTTCACAAGTCGCGTCCGAGTGTCACTGGACGAAAGGGAGCGGGCAATCGAAGAATATGCTCGACAAAACCCCAGGAAGGGAATTCCCAATCCATTTATGAAAGCCCTTTAGAAAAATGACAATCACTACCTCAAAGTGATTGGTAGTCGTGAAAAAACTCTGACCCCTGATCAGGTGAGGAATATCAGAGCACTTCATCAATCAGGGGATTCTGTGGAGGAAATTACAAGAAAAGTTGATGCTCTCCATGAAAAACAGGTCAAGGATGTGTTGGCAAACAGAACGTATAGTCGGGTTCATTAGTTAGGATTTAAAACTCGATATGCCCAACCAGGAGGAATGAGGGACGGTGATGAGTTAATAACTTAAGCGCCCAACCCGGCGCTGCAGTGGACCGGACCCGGTGCGAATCGTGGGGTAAAGCCCGGTCCATTCAGTTTAATTTGTATCGCCAGCGGTCGTCGCTCGCGCATTTCGGGTCCGGCCACTGAGCTTGGTTCGTTATGCGGCTTAGATCACAGCTTCAGAGGTGAATCATGGATGAGTTAAGTCCCACCCAATCCCCAACTAATGCACTGCCTTCACAAGAAACATTAGTCAAACGCATTCGCAGTGGCGCTTCATGGTTTGTATGGATCGCATTACTCTCTGCAATCAATTCCATCGCAACGATGTTGGGAAGTGCCTATAACTTTGTCATCGGCCTTGGTATTACCCGTGCAAATGACGCTCTTGCGATTACTAGACAAAGTCATCTCGGTCCACTCTCAACGGATTTGTTTGCACTTATTGTGGACGGGATATTTATCGGAATGTTTTTGTTCTTCGGTAAGGTTGCTAGAACAGGAAAGCTGTGGCCGTTTATTGTAGGAATGGTTATCTACGTCCTCGACAGTTCGGTTGTAATTCAAACCAAAGACTTTATGCTGCTCCCCATTAAGGCCGGGGTCCTGCTAAGAGAGTAAAATGGGGCTGAGACCCAACCGAGAGACTCAGCCATGAAACGAAGAGAATGGGAACCGAAGAAAGCCATGATCGTCCTCCAAGGACTACGCGGTAAAGCCATCGCGGACCTGTGTAGCGAACACCAAATCAGCCAGGCCCAGTATTACCAGTGGCGTGCTTTTTGGCCAATACCGACCGCATCTTTGACAAACACCCCGACAAGAAACAGTTTCGACTCCAGGAGGGAACGCCCGGCTCAACACATGATCGGGAGCTCACGATGGAGTTAAAAAAACGAAATCGAGCTCAAGGAGCTCGGGCTTGAGCGACCGTCCTGTTCCGTCACCCAGCGCAACCAGGACATCGTTAAAAGATCAGAACCTGAAATCGGATCACCCCTTCTGGGGATACCGCGGATCTGGGCCCAGCTCAATACGATGAGCACGCGAACATCAACAAAAGCGCGTCCTGCGTTTGATGCGTCGCCATGACCTCTTGGTGAAGCCCAACCTGCGCCTTAAAGCCAAGAGGACGTCGTCGAGGAGCAAGCCCATCGCCGTCCGCCCCAACGAATGGTGGATCGATATGACCAAGGTCCTGATCAATCCTGCGGCTGGATCTACGTCGTCTTGGTGTTGGACTGGTATACCAAGACGATCGTGGGTTATTACGCCGGACCCCAGGCCAAAACCCAGCACTGGTTGATGGCGCTAAACATGGCGGTCAATCGGCGGTTCCCCAATGGGAGTCGCGGTCAGGACGTCAAGCTCATGAGCGACAATGGCTGCCAGCCCACGTCCTCGGGTTTCAGAGGCCTGCAACGCCTTAGGGATTACCCAGGCGTTCACCAGCTGCAACAACCCCAAGGGCAACCTTGACACCGAGCGGGTCAATCGGACCCTGAAAGAGGTCGTTTGGCTCCGGAGTGTGGACAACCCGTTTGTCTTTGTCAAAGAACACAGAACTGGATCGAAATCGATTGCAACCAGCGGCACCGGCACTTGACCCTCGGCCACCGAACACCGGCCGAGTTTGAGGCCCTTGCCATCAACCAACCAGCCCCGGCACTCTCTTAGGAACCCCTTGACTAATGGGGAGCATTACAACTTTATTGGAATTGGGTTCCATGCTTGGGCACTCTTTGGACTCTATTCAGGCTTTCGTGCGTCGCGGCAATTAAAGAAAGGAATTGAGTGATGGCGCCGCATAACCAATCGTTGCAGCCGACAAATGCCACGGCTATCGCCGTGTCATTTGCAGCTGAACTCTATTCGTTAGGCAACAAAGGAGAATCTCGATGACTGACAGTGAACTAGCCAGCCCTAATGAAAAGAATGCGTTAGCCTCCTTTGGAGAAAGGCTGCTTGCCGTCATTGCTGACAATTTCCTCGTTGTCCTCATCCCTGCCGCAATTCTCATTGCAGTCTACATCGGTATTACGAGTGCCACTCTCGCTCAAATAAAGGCTGGTCAATCCCCGGGGTATAAATATTTCATCCTGATTGACGTGATCTATTTCATGTCTGTCCCTGCCTTCTATTACGCACTTTTTTGGAGTAAATCGGGCATGACACCCGGAAAGCGCCTGGCCGGAGTAAAGGTGGTCCGCCTTAATGGCGAAAGATTAACTTACCCTCGGGCTCTTGCCCGGGCCTATTCGATGCTTCTTTATCGGATCCCCGTATTCCAAGTTCCTCTTCTGATTGTTTCCGCCGTGATGATCGGCTTTGAAAAAAATAAGCGGGCCCTACATGACATGATTGCCGAAACCATTGTTGTAAAAAACAATGTTTTCGGTGGCGCCCAACCCGGCGCTCAAGCCGACCGAGCCACGGGCAGGCCCGGCGGCTTACCTTAGTCGTTGGGCGAGCATGAGGAACGAATGCGAAAAATAAATCCGCACACGTTGTTTCTATTATTTTATTTGATTGCCGGGTTTTTCCATGAGCCAGACGTTCGCGCTGAAATTCAAGAGAAGGAACCGGCTAAAAACTCCAATTCGGCTCAACCATATGAAGAAAAGGCAATTCTTTCCGCGAAACATTTTTCTAAAGTTCTTGGAATAGGAATAGGAGATCCAATTAAGGTGAGAATGGATTCACTTTACGATGGTTTCGGCACCCGCTTTCTGGTTTCGTTTAATATGAAAAAGGGTTCTGTCTCAAAAGTCGATTCATGTGATATTGGCGTTTTGTTTGCGATTAATGAAATCACCGGCAATATCACTGACAATTCCTGTTTTAACTTTGCCAGCCCGCCAAAGGACTCCGGAATGTTCCTCTTACGACAATATTTCAGAAACCACGATCTGGAATGGGAAGATCCCGTTCAGATTCTTATCCAGGGCCCAAGACTTCTTTTTCAATTTCCGTCAAATGGGATGCAAGTAGATCCACGTTACGTCGCGGTATTTCCAAATCGCGGGGAAGTAGAAATTGGGAGAACTTTCAGAAAAACCTTGCGATCGAAACCATCTACCGCCCAACAAAACGGTCCAGCGGACGTGGGCACGATCGGCCCGCGTCGCTGACCTTGGGTGTTATGCCCCAGGCGGAAGGCAAAATGCTGAATCATAAAATCAGACTATCGCTAATCATTACCGCCTCCTATATGGCGATAAGAGCTCTGATTTATTTTCTATACCCAGTAAGCTCTTTGGATGACTGGTTCTACCGCGACATTCTTATGTGCGGGCCCAGACTTTTGGGCCTATTTCTTGCTGTTTGGCTTTTTCGTTCTGAGCCAGAGGGAGATATTTCACGTTCAGGATGGGCATACCTGTACGCCGTCCTATTGTTAATTTCCCATCTGCCCGATTTCCTTCAGAAAGGCTGGGAACCCTGGCCGATCCACATGGTCTATGTAGGAATAGCAACCTCGTTGGTTGTTGGCCTTTTCGAAGAGTATCTCTTTCGTGGTGCTCTTCTGTCGGGATTAGTCCGCCAGTTGCCGTTGCCATGGGCCATTGTTATTTCATCGTTAATCTTTACTGTTTATCATGTTCAGGCTCAGTCACTGATTGGGTGGCCAGGGATTTTTCTCGTCGGTATCGTTTTCGCAAATTTGCGCGTACTTGGTTTTGGCCTGCTGAGCCTTTCTATTCTCCACGGGCTAATAGACTGGGGTTATTTCCTCGTGGCCCCGGAGAGCGGTGTCAGTTTTGCGTTCCTTATTGCTGCGGGTATCCTAGCCGTTCTATCGCTCAGCCATGTTTTGCTTACTCGCAAGCGGGGGGCATAACCCGGCGCTCAAGCCGACCAGGCCACGGGTCGGCCTGGCGGCTTACCTTAGTCGTTAGGCATACTGACCATGGCCGTGTCTGACTGGTTTCGGAACCACAACTGGAATGCCGAGATTGAAAGGCAGTTCTTCTCCAAGCTCGCCCGTTCGCGCACTCAGCGCGACCAATACCTCGTAATTCAAGCACTCACAATTGCCAAGACTTGTCCGAACGTCACGCTACAACTTGTTGAGCACTACTTTGCAACAAAGAAAGGCAATTTCGAGGACATACGTGCTTTAAGCGCGCGAGCTACTGCATACATTACGCTCGGAGATCTCGCCCACGCGGTGGCGGCGATGAAAGACGTCTTGGCAATTGAGCGTGAAAGGCCACAGCACAAAACCACGATGTACGTGGAATATCCGTACCTGGTCGCCTCCAACGGGTTGGAACCAGAATATCCATCCGCCCTTGCAACACTGAAAGAAAGGGTGGGTGACCTCATGTTTCCGCTCGACACTTTCAAATGGCACGCGTCCTTCAGCATCATTAGCCTCGCCTTAAACAATTTGGCGATGGCAAAGAAACACGCTGGCTTAGCGCTCGATGCTGCACAGATCAAGAAGTCCGGTTTTCGGTTCCATCAATCGCTTGGGCTTGTCGGCAATGATCATCGGTCCACGATATCCAAGCTGCACAGCATCTATGCATAACCCGGCGCTCAACCTCGCTCCCTTCGGTCGCTGGACGCTGCGCGATGAAGCCGCGCAGCGCCGGTTAGCTCTACGTTGGGCAGTTCTAATCACCATTACCTCCTCGCAGTTCACAGACAGAGCCGTCTGTGATACGCTACCCAATACAGGTAATTCTGTCTGTAAATGTGGCACTTGGAGGAAAAATGGAACCAATAATTTCAAATAGCGCCTATGGCATCTTGCGAACATTAGTGGCCAGGGGGCGCAGGGTAGTCACCACAAAGGAAATTCGAGAAGCCGTCGGTTTCGACCCCCACCCAATGCTAGGGCGGGATATCATCGGGCGCTGCTGGGCCAATCCGTGGGACAGCCCTACCATGCCGGAGAAACGCGGCGTACAGATTACCGAGCTAGGGGAGGCGGCTTTCGAGTTGGGCCGCCTAGAGCGTGAGGATAAGATGCCCGTGCCGGTCGGGGTTCCCATCATTCGGACGGGAAAGCTACGTGATGTGTAATGGTGGGACGTCCATTTGAAAGAGGACTGCCTAACAAGTCATTGCAGCCGCGTTGTCCGCCCGCAAACCGGGCGGCCAACGCGGCTGAATTAGTTCGTTAGGCCCAAATTTACTTGTTGACATTAGGCACACATTGGCATACAATTAGATCATGAAGTTCTTCTCCTGGGATCCCGACAAAAATGAATGGCTGAAGGTTCACCGCGGAGTTTCCTTTGAAGAAGTCGTTTTTCATATTGAAAAAGATGGGTTATTGGCTATTGCTGAACACCACAACAAAGCAAAATATCCAACCCAACAGCTTTTTGTCGTCAATATCGATGGATATGCTTTTCTCGTGCCCTTCGTTGAAAATGAGCACGAGATATTTCTTAAAACGATTATCCCAAGCCGGAAAGCGACCCGAGACTATTTAGGAGGCGAACCACATGTCTAAATTGGAAAAAGAGGAACAGGACATCCTTAGGTCTTACGAAGCAGGGGAATGGACGCCCCTCGGGAAGAAGGCCGATCTTGGACGTTACCAAAAGTACGCTCGGGCTACTTTTCAAAAGGATAGGCGGGTCAACATCAGAATTTCCTCCAAGGACCTGGCGGGCGCCCAAAAGAAGGCGATGGAGGAAGGGATTCCTTATCAAACCCTTATCTCCAGCGTTATTCATAAATATGTTGCAGGAGTTTTGGTTTCAAAGCGGGCCTAACCAGTCGCTCCAGCCGAGGCCTCCACGCCGCGTTGCGGCGTCTCGGCCCGGCTGAGCTTAGTCGTTGGGCAGGAGATAATTATGGAAACCCTTAAATTATTTTTGTTACCACTCGCCATTTATCTGGTTGGTGCAGGAATTTTCTGGAAACTTTTTTTAAAGGCAGGGCGTTCTGGTGCTTCGGCTCTTATCCCGATCTATAACCTATTCGTTGGATTGAAATTGTCTGGGTGTCCCGGCTGGTGGGTTATCTTAATGTTCATCCCCTACTTGAATTTTATCTTTATGGCCATATGGACATTTAAACTTGCTAAGAGTTTCGGGAAGGGTGATGACTATGCTCTTCTATGTATTTTTTTTGGTTTTGTTCTAATCCCCGTTATTGCATTTGGTAATTCTGTGTATGCCGGTCCGTCAGGCCGTGCCCAACAAGGCGCTGAACCCGACGCGGGCACGGGTCGCAAGTTGACGCCATGATTTGCTTTTCGGTTCAATACAGTTATCGCTTCGGGGCCACGTTTTCCGTTGTGCCCGCGCGGGTTAGCTGATTTCGTTAGCCAACTATATTTCACATGCGAAATAAAATAATTGAGGAGTGGAGTTATACTGGCCTCGTGCTGGACGAGTTTAATCGGATTGAGACCCAAATCAAAGACATTATCATTCACTTCATTCACCCATCCCCTGAAATGATGGATTTTTCTCGAGTATTTCTGATGGATAATTCAATTATTTCATTTGCATCCAAGGTTAAAATCCTGCTCGCCATTAATGCACAGACAAATTTTGTTAGAATCCGGCCAGATGAGTTTCATGAGTTGCTTCGTATACGTAACGCTTTTGCCCACAATCAAGTCCTTCCAAAATTTAATAAATCGGATCAATTAACTTTTCTCAAAAGCGAAGTCACTAAGAATATTCCGAAAAGGAAAAAACACCGTTTTTACTATTACACCTTAGACACTATTCAAAACAATGGAAAAATAAAGATGTTAGAGCGCAATTCCGCATTTTTACGATTTTCTGAATTATCAGAAACTATTCAAAAGACATTGAAAAATATGAGTAAGATAATATTGGCTAACCAGTCACTTAAGCCGACGCCGCCACGCATCGGCGGCGCGGCTTAGTTTATCGTTAGACGGCGCGGATCGCGTTTCAGTGGGGGACGCCGCGGATGAATTTGAACAGAAGGATAAATCTGGCGGTTGTTGAGCACGTTGGTGGGCAGCGCCGTCTAACGGCGGAGTTGCTTCTCCAACGAAGGGTTAACCCAGCCGGCGCTCCGCGCCGTCTAACCCTTCGTTGGAGCAGACACCCCGGCACATTCGTGCCCGGGCAAGCCCCGGCAGAATCAGCCGGGGTGCTGCTCAACTCCGCCGTTAGGGGCTACCATGAAACATAACCTTCATATTTTTATCGTAATTGTTGGCGTATTTTTGTTGGGATGTCATCAACCAGCCGTAAGTACGAAATTCCATCAACGTTACACCAGGGCAAACCAAAGAAGAGGTCGTTTCCATTATGGGAACTCCTAAAGATCGACAATTCCAAGGAAAAAGCGAGGCATGGCAATACTGTGCTACTGATTACAGTGGGTTTGGAGCAGATCAATATATTGTGGTCTGGTTTTACGAAGGCAAAGTATTTGGAATGACCTCCTATAAGAACCATATGGTGGGAAATTGTGAAAGCTTTTTTAGAACCATCAAGTGGGAAGATGCTCCTGATCGATCAATTGAATTCCGCAACCGTTAATTGCTTATGAAAAAGGTCTCCCTAAGTTATGCATTAAGTTTTTTTTACGTTGGCCTCAACTTTGGGCTTGCTTGGCTTGTTTCTACCCTGATCAAACCACCTTCTGTTCAGCTTTTTCCCCTGATTGGCATCATTGTTTTAGGGGCCGCTGGCCTGGATAAGATTGGTCGTTCCCCGCAAACCTGGGATGGTAATACCCCTCCTGAAAAATTTGACCGCTGCCTTTTTTACTGTCTCTCTCATTTTGGTCTATTCCTCACATTCTTTGGTTGGATTAGCGAGTTTGGAAATCGCCCCTAACCAGTCGCTCCAGCCGACGGCGGCCACGGGCCGCCGCGGCTGAGCTTAATCGTTAGGCCGAGGACTATCCCCCATGAATACCAAACTCACTTTGTATTTGGTTCTGGCAATTCCCATAGTGGCTTTTGCCCGTGCTCGAGAAAATGTAAAAGTTGAATGGGAAGTATATGAAGATGGACTACTTAATTTTTCTGTTCGTCAACCGGCGTCGTGGGACCGTGAAATCCATGGGGGTTCAATGATTATTAGACCGAAGAATTCCTCAAA
Proteins encoded:
- a CDS encoding DUF3192 domain-containing protein; this encodes MFKLSGLVLAFLVCTGCIDAAIRKHDQVSSAIQLGSSKEEVLSILEPIQQTLSRKARKMPDRYLKDGKEYFIYYARSARQPDDLTTDDEFTPYVFVDGKLTGIGWAALGGPRTQGQAPAQINVQQKMEIR
- a CDS encoding DUF4145 domain-containing protein → MIIECQDCESKVDGKVLAEKKFDVEGELPYRYSFLECPVCHSVMVGVSELFQVTLEDYEWSIASRVWPNPHRDIDLSVPDIARRSLVNARKCFLAKVYDACAVMCGKTMEAICVEKSGERNLNQGLKLLLEKQVIDRRLYDWAEVLRKERNLGAHATEVETSKEDAKDLLDFATAMCEYIYVLTDKYKTFVERKTKKTNNISLAQQGNQAEAVTGGS
- a CDS encoding transposase translates to MKRREWEPKKAMIVLQGLRGKAIADLCSEHQISQAQYYQWRAFWPIPTASLTNTPTRNSFDSRRERPAQHMIGSSRWS
- a CDS encoding RDD family protein → MTDSELASPNEKNALASFGERLLAVIADNFLVVLIPAAILIAVYIGITSATLAQIKAGQSPGYKYFILIDVIYFMSVPAFYYALFWSKSGMTPGKRLAGVKVVRLNGERLTYPRALARAYSMLLYRIPVFQVPLLIVSAVMIGFEKNKRALHDMIAETIVVKNNVFGGAQPGAQADRATGRPGGLP
- a CDS encoding CPBP family intramembrane metalloprotease; its protein translation is MLNHKIRLSLIITASYMAIRALIYFLYPVSSLDDWFYRDILMCGPRLLGLFLAVWLFRSEPEGDISRSGWAYLYAVLLLISHLPDFLQKGWEPWPIHMVYVGIATSLVVGLFEEYLFRGALLSGLVRQLPLPWAIVISSLIFTVYHVQAQSLIGWPGIFLVGIVFANLRVLGFGLLSLSILHGLIDWGYFLVAPESGVSFAFLIAAGILAVLSLSHVLLTRKRGA
- a CDS encoding BrnT family toxin, coding for MKFFSWDPDKNEWLKVHRGVSFEEVVFHIEKDGLLAIAEHHNKAKYPTQQLFVVNIDGYAFLVPFVENEHEIFLKTIIPSRKATRDYLGGEPHV
- a CDS encoding antitoxin — protein: MSKLEKEEQDILRSYEAGEWTPLGKKADLGRYQKYARATFQKDRRVNIRISSKDLAGAQKKAMEEGIPYQTLISSVIHKYVAGVLVSKRA
- a CDS encoding signal peptidase I, with amino-acid sequence METLKLFLLPLAIYLVGAGIFWKLFLKAGRSGASALIPIYNLFVGLKLSGCPGWWVILMFIPYLNFIFMAIWTFKLAKSFGKGDDYALLCIFFGFVLIPVIAFGNSVYAGPSGRAQQGAEPDAGTGRKLTP